From the Pontibacillus halophilus JSM 076056 = DSM 19796 genome, one window contains:
- a CDS encoding DUF6985 domain-containing protein: protein MRIKDETFGELQYEFGWSRTITLNFFGDTTEMDLMIDGEEEGEFDEGQYIAYKALMNSWEAIQHSVLTAILSYYKRKRIELGYDKSLNEKYPLVETTHELLEMISLEGLVVPYADIFEARHIGLTLNCSWDNENGIGIRLLNEEVSEVGYQDVAI, encoded by the coding sequence ATGAGAATAAAAGATGAAACTTTTGGTGAACTTCAGTACGAATTTGGATGGTCAAGAACCATTACTTTGAACTTCTTCGGAGACACAACTGAGATGGATTTGATGATAGATGGTGAGGAAGAAGGAGAATTTGATGAAGGGCAGTACATAGCATACAAAGCACTAATGAATAGTTGGGAAGCCATACAACACTCTGTATTGACAGCTATCTTGAGCTATTATAAGCGAAAAAGAATCGAATTAGGCTATGATAAAAGCCTTAATGAAAAATATCCATTAGTCGAAACAACTCATGAATTACTTGAAATGATAAGTTTAGAAGGTCTTGTTGTTCCGTATGCGGATATCTTCGAAGCTCGACATATAGGACTTACTTTAAACTGTAGTTGGGACAATGAAAATGGAATAGGAATTCGGTTGTTAAATGAAGAGGTATCAGAAGTTGGATATCAGGATGTT